One segment of Yersinia kristensenii DNA contains the following:
- the flgJ gene encoding flagellar assembly peptidoglycan hydrolase FlgJ, whose translation MSDLMAMPSAANEMFGAAYDAQSLNSLKRDAARDPDGNLKQVAQQVEGMFVQMMLKSMRSALPQEGVMNSDQTRLYTSMYDQQIAQQMSVKGLGLADMMVEQLSGTSSPSETAGSVPMMLDNDVLQTLPAQALEQMVRRAMPTPPVNSPVSLPQSTGNFVARMSIPAQIASQQSGIPHQLIMAQAALESGWGQREIPTADGKSSYNVFGIKAGSNWDGPVSEITTTEYEQGVAKKTKARFRVYGSYVEAVSDYVKLLTQNPRYANVAAAQSPEQGAHALQRAGYATDPQYAQKLVNVIQQMKNTGEQAVKAYSSNLDSLF comes from the coding sequence ATGAGCGATTTGATGGCAATGCCCAGCGCCGCCAATGAAATGTTCGGCGCGGCCTATGACGCCCAATCACTGAATAGCTTGAAACGTGACGCGGCAAGAGATCCTGATGGCAACCTAAAGCAGGTTGCCCAGCAGGTAGAAGGGATGTTTGTGCAGATGATGCTGAAAAGCATGCGCTCCGCCTTGCCGCAAGAGGGGGTCATGAACAGTGACCAAACCCGGCTCTATACCTCAATGTATGACCAGCAAATCGCGCAGCAAATGTCGGTCAAAGGGCTCGGGCTAGCTGACATGATGGTGGAGCAGCTTTCAGGAACCTCTTCACCGAGTGAAACTGCGGGCTCGGTGCCAATGATGCTGGATAACGACGTCTTGCAGACTCTTCCTGCGCAAGCATTGGAGCAAATGGTTCGTCGGGCAATGCCGACACCGCCAGTCAACAGCCCAGTTTCACTGCCGCAAAGCACCGGTAATTTCGTCGCCCGCATGTCTATTCCGGCGCAAATTGCCAGCCAGCAAAGTGGCATTCCGCATCAACTTATTATGGCACAGGCCGCGCTGGAATCTGGTTGGGGTCAGCGCGAGATCCCAACGGCTGATGGCAAGAGCAGCTACAACGTCTTTGGTATCAAAGCGGGCAGTAACTGGGATGGCCCGGTCAGTGAAATCACCACCACGGAATATGAGCAAGGTGTGGCGAAGAAAACCAAAGCGCGCTTCCGGGTCTATGGCTCTTATGTCGAGGCGGTCAGTGATTATGTCAAGTTACTGACCCAAAACCCGCGCTACGCCAATGTGGCTGCTGCCCAAAGCCCTGAACAAGGTGCACATGCTTTGCAGCGCGCCGGTTATGCCACCGACCCGCAATATGCGCAAAAATTAGTTAATGTTATTCAGCAGATGAAGAATACCGGCGAGCAAGCAGTAAAAGCATACAGCAGCAATCTGGACTCTCTCTTCTAA
- the flgK gene encoding flagellar hook-associated protein FlgK, translating into MSNSLMNTAMSGLSAAQYALSTVSNNISNFQVAGYNRQNTVFAQNGGTLSPAGFIGNGVAVTGVNREYNAFITNQLRASQTQSSGLTTYYQQISQIDNLLSNTSNNISTTMQDFFNNLQNLVSNAGDDAARKTVLGKAEGLVNQFQNADKYLRDMDNGVNQKISDSAAQINNYAEQIAKLNDQITRLRGSSGSEPNALLDQRDQLVTELNQIVAVTVTQQDGDAYNVSFAGGLSLVQGPNAYKVEAIPSSADATRLTLGYKHGTSDTIEIDESRLTSGSLGGTLKFRSEALDSARNQLGQLALVMADSFNTQHKAGFDANGDEGKDFFSFAKPSVLKNAKNQGDSSLTVSYTDTSKVKASDYTLEFDGKDWQVTRVSDNTKVPTTAGTDKDGKPTLNFDGIAVSVTNGTQGPEAKDKFTIKTVSNVAANLQVAITDSSMIAAGGTADGGASDNVNAQALLNLQTQKLVDGKATFSGAYAGLVSNVGNQTATAKTNSTAQANIVKQLSAEQQSISGVNLDEEYGDLQRFQQYYLANAQVIQTASTLFNALLSLRG; encoded by the coding sequence ATGTCCAATAGTTTAATGAATACTGCGATGAGTGGTCTGAGTGCCGCCCAATATGCTTTGAGCACCGTCAGTAACAACATCAGCAATTTCCAAGTGGCGGGTTATAACCGTCAGAACACGGTTTTTGCGCAAAACGGTGGGACATTAAGCCCGGCGGGTTTTATTGGTAATGGCGTGGCAGTGACCGGTGTTAACCGTGAGTATAATGCCTTTATTACCAATCAGTTGCGAGCATCACAAACCCAAAGCAGTGGACTGACGACCTATTATCAGCAAATCTCGCAAATCGATAATTTACTGTCCAATACCTCCAATAACATCTCAACCACCATGCAGGATTTCTTCAACAACCTGCAAAACTTGGTGAGTAACGCGGGCGATGATGCGGCGCGTAAAACAGTTTTGGGCAAGGCCGAAGGGCTAGTTAACCAATTCCAGAATGCAGATAAATATCTGCGCGATATGGATAATGGTGTAAACCAAAAGATAAGTGACAGCGCGGCACAAATTAATAACTATGCTGAGCAAATCGCCAAGTTAAATGACCAGATTACTCGCCTGCGCGGTAGCAGCGGTAGTGAGCCAAATGCCTTGCTTGACCAACGTGACCAACTGGTTACCGAGTTAAACCAGATTGTCGCGGTGACGGTCACTCAGCAAGATGGCGATGCTTACAATGTGTCATTTGCCGGGGGGTTATCTCTGGTGCAAGGGCCGAATGCTTATAAAGTGGAAGCCATTCCCTCCAGCGCCGATGCAACCCGCCTAACCTTGGGTTATAAACATGGCACTAGCGACACCATTGAAATTGACGAAAGTCGCCTGACCAGCGGTTCACTCGGCGGTACCTTGAAATTCCGCAGTGAAGCACTGGACAGCGCGCGTAACCAATTGGGTCAATTAGCTTTGGTGATGGCCGATAGCTTTAATACCCAGCACAAAGCCGGTTTTGATGCTAATGGTGATGAGGGCAAAGATTTCTTTAGTTTTGCTAAACCGTCAGTATTGAAAAATGCAAAAAATCAAGGTGATAGCAGCTTAACGGTGAGTTACACCGATACCTCGAAAGTGAAAGCCAGTGATTACACCCTGGAGTTTGACGGTAAAGATTGGCAGGTTACGCGCGTATCGGATAATACCAAAGTTCCTACCACCGCCGGGACTGATAAAGATGGCAAACCTACACTGAATTTCGACGGTATCGCGGTCAGCGTCACTAATGGCACGCAGGGGCCAGAAGCCAAAGATAAATTCACCATTAAAACCGTTTCTAATGTTGCCGCTAATTTGCAGGTCGCCATTACCGACTCCAGCATGATTGCTGCGGGCGGTACTGCTGATGGTGGCGCGAGTGACAACGTTAACGCGCAAGCACTATTGAATCTGCAAACCCAAAAACTGGTCGATGGTAAAGCGACATTTTCGGGTGCTTATGCCGGGTTGGTCAGTAATGTCGGCAACCAGACGGCAACGGCGAAAACTAACAGCACGGCACAGGCCAATATCGTCAAACAGTTGTCAGCGGAACAGCAGTCTATTTCTGGGGTGAACCTGGATGAAGAGTACGGCGACTTACAGCGTTTCCAGCAATATTACCTGGCGAATGCCCAAGTTATCCAGACTGCTTCAACATTGTTTAACGCGTTGCTGAGTCTGCGCGGTTAA
- the flgL gene encoding flagellar hook-associated protein FlgL: MRLSTSMLYQQNMQGITNAQSLWMQSGQQLSTGKRVVNPSDDPMSASQAVMVSQAQSENNQYALARSFARQSSSLETTVLAQATSTIQSIQSVIISAKSDILSDDDRASYATQLQGLKDQLVNQANTTDGNGRYIFGGFQSDKPPFAVSKTGEVTYVGGDVAIEQKVDANRSMTVGHTGDSVFMALTSNAKPEPNDVDGKPVDAEKNIFNTIDTVLNALKTPMQGATDEVKEQVNAAMDKGIRGMANSLNNVLSVQAGIGTQLQELDNLDSLGEDRTLINKQRMSDLVDVDWNSAISSYVMQQAALQASYTTFTNMQGLSLFQLNK; encoded by the coding sequence GTGCGCTTAAGTACCAGCATGCTGTATCAGCAAAATATGCAGGGCATCACTAATGCTCAATCCCTTTGGATGCAGTCTGGCCAACAACTTTCCACCGGCAAGCGCGTGGTTAATCCTTCGGATGATCCGATGTCGGCCTCGCAAGCGGTGATGGTGTCACAAGCTCAGTCAGAGAATAACCAGTATGCATTAGCACGTAGCTTTGCCCGCCAAAGTTCATCACTGGAAACCACGGTTTTGGCGCAGGCCACTAGCACCATTCAGTCTATTCAAAGTGTCATTATCAGTGCTAAAAGCGATATTTTGAGTGATGATGACCGTGCTTCTTATGCGACTCAGTTACAGGGTTTGAAAGACCAACTGGTTAATCAGGCGAACACCACTGATGGTAATGGCCGCTATATTTTTGGTGGTTTTCAAAGTGATAAGCCGCCTTTTGCTGTTAGCAAAACTGGCGAGGTCACTTATGTGGGCGGCGATGTCGCGATTGAGCAAAAAGTCGATGCTAACCGGTCAATGACGGTCGGTCACACCGGTGACAGTGTTTTTATGGCGCTGACCAGTAATGCCAAACCTGAGCCGAATGATGTTGATGGTAAGCCGGTAGATGCGGAAAAGAATATCTTTAATACCATCGACACTGTTCTCAATGCCCTCAAAACGCCAATGCAAGGTGCGACTGATGAGGTTAAAGAACAAGTGAATGCGGCGATGGATAAAGGTATCCGCGGTATGGCTAACTCATTGAATAATGTGTTATCTGTGCAGGCAGGTATTGGTACTCAACTGCAAGAGTTGGACAATCTTGATAGTTTGGGCGAAGACCGTACCTTGATCAACAAGCAGCGAATGAGTGATTTAGTGGATGTCGATTGGAACTCTGCTATCTCTTCCTATGTTATGCAGCAGGCTGCCTTACAGGCTTCTTACACCACATTCACCAATATGCAGGGCTTGTCTCTGTTCCAACTGAATAAGTAA
- the fliR gene encoding flagellar biosynthetic protein FliR: protein MVSLDTTQLSVWVSQYFWPLIRILALISTAPVLSEKQINRKVKVGLAILITFLIAPSLPPVNIPLVSSGAVWVAGQQILIGAAIGLTMQFAFAAIRLSGEVIGLQMGLSFATFFDPSGGPNMPVLARLLNLLAMLLFLSFDGHLWLISLLADSFHTLPIQFEPLNGNGFLALAQAGSLIFMNGLMLALPLITLLLTLNMALGMLNRMTPQLSVFVIGFPLTLTVGIISLGLAMPLLAPFTEHLFGEFFDRLAGVLSGLAY from the coding sequence ATGGTCTCTCTTGATACCACTCAACTCAGCGTCTGGGTCAGCCAGTATTTCTGGCCATTAATACGCATATTGGCCTTGATAAGCACCGCGCCGGTTTTAAGCGAAAAACAGATAAATCGTAAAGTCAAAGTCGGTTTGGCGATATTAATTACCTTTCTCATTGCTCCCTCCCTGCCACCCGTCAATATTCCGCTCGTTTCTAGCGGTGCGGTATGGGTCGCGGGTCAGCAGATATTGATTGGGGCCGCTATCGGGTTAACCATGCAGTTTGCTTTCGCCGCTATCCGCCTGTCTGGCGAAGTGATTGGTTTGCAAATGGGGCTGTCTTTCGCCACCTTCTTTGACCCCTCTGGCGGGCCAAACATGCCGGTTCTCGCCCGGTTGTTAAACTTATTGGCGATGCTGTTATTTCTCAGCTTTGATGGCCATTTGTGGCTAATTTCTTTATTAGCGGACAGTTTTCATACTTTACCTATTCAATTCGAGCCACTCAATGGCAATGGTTTCCTGGCATTGGCACAGGCCGGTTCCTTGATCTTTATGAATGGGCTAATGCTGGCATTGCCACTCATAACTCTGCTACTCACCCTGAATATGGCGCTAGGTATGCTTAACCGCATGACACCACAACTTTCTGTTTTCGTTATAGGTTTCCCACTGACATTGACGGTCGGTATTATTTCGTTGGGCTTAGCTATGCCGCTGCTGGCCCCTTTTACCGAGCACCTATTTGGCGAATTCTTCGACCGACTGGCGGGTGTTCTCAGTGGGTTAGCGTATTGA
- the fliQ gene encoding flagellar biosynthesis protein FliQ — MTPESVMALGVEAMKIALALAAPLLLAALISGLIVSLLQAATQINEMTLSFIPKILAVFATLVIAGPWMLSLILDYMRNLFTSLPTLIG; from the coding sequence ATGACACCAGAATCGGTAATGGCCCTCGGCGTTGAGGCAATGAAAATCGCTCTTGCACTGGCCGCGCCATTATTACTGGCTGCATTGATTAGCGGCTTAATTGTCAGCCTGTTGCAGGCCGCGACACAAATTAACGAAATGACCCTGTCATTTATCCCCAAAATACTGGCGGTTTTCGCTACTTTGGTTATCGCTGGCCCGTGGATGCTGAGCTTGATTCTCGACTATATGCGTAATTTGTTTACCAGCCTGCCGACGTTAATTGGCTAA
- the fliP gene encoding flagellar type III secretion system pore protein FliP (The bacterial flagellar biogenesis protein FliP forms a type III secretion system (T3SS)-type pore required for flagellar assembly.) — translation MMSLRPLMNKVPLLLLTLLCSPTALAQLPGIISQPLANGGQSWSLPVQTLVFITTLSFLPAALLMMTSFTRIIIVLGLLRNALGTPSAPPNQVMLGLALFLTFFIMSPVFDKVYQDAYLPFSQDKISMEVAMDKGSQPLREFMLRQTRESDLALYARLANLPPLEGPEVVPMRILLPAYVTSELKTAFQIGFTVFIPFLIIDLVVASVLMALGMMMVPPASISLPFKLMLFVLVDGWQLLLGSLAQSFYS, via the coding sequence ATGATGTCTCTGCGTCCGCTCATGAATAAAGTCCCCCTGCTGCTGCTCACCCTACTTTGCTCTCCAACAGCATTAGCTCAATTGCCGGGCATTATCAGCCAGCCGTTGGCGAATGGCGGGCAGAGCTGGTCTTTGCCGGTGCAGACGCTCGTTTTTATTACCACGCTAAGTTTTCTACCCGCCGCATTGCTGATGATGACCAGCTTTACCCGGATCATTATTGTGCTTGGCTTGTTGCGCAACGCATTAGGCACCCCCTCCGCACCACCGAATCAGGTGATGCTGGGTTTAGCGCTGTTTCTGACGTTTTTCATTATGTCTCCGGTGTTTGACAAGGTTTATCAAGATGCTTATCTGCCCTTCAGTCAGGACAAGATAAGTATGGAAGTGGCAATGGATAAAGGCTCTCAACCATTGCGGGAATTTATGTTACGCCAGACCCGTGAATCTGACCTGGCCCTGTATGCCCGGTTAGCCAATCTGCCGCCATTGGAAGGGCCGGAAGTGGTGCCAATGCGCATTTTGCTGCCCGCCTATGTCACCAGTGAGCTGAAAACCGCTTTCCAGATTGGTTTTACGGTGTTTATTCCATTTTTGATTATCGACTTGGTGGTCGCCAGTGTGCTGATGGCGCTGGGGATGATGATGGTGCCGCCCGCGAGTATCTCGCTCCCTTTCAAGCTGATGCTGTTTGTGTTAGTTGATGGCTGGCAGTTGCTACTCGGTTCGTTAGCGCAAAGCTTTTATAGCTGA
- the fliO gene encoding flagellar biosynthetic protein FliO: MTAAQTVAITSTESASTTDTPVATNTSVTSPQTPVTGFAASHPGIATQQTAPAMPAGSVLTQVGSVLGGILLLILFAAWLVRRLGFAPQARNNKLLNVRASCQVGQRERVVIVEVDNTWLVLGVTAQQVTPLHTLERPPVDETSTALSSDTGKPADFRQLLNTYLLNKKPLLNKNSLLNKKSKPPEKSA, encoded by the coding sequence ATGACCGCAGCACAAACGGTGGCAATAACATCAACTGAATCAGCATCGACAACGGATACTCCGGTCGCAACTAATACTTCGGTGACCTCGCCGCAAACGCCTGTCACCGGGTTTGCGGCCAGCCACCCCGGCATCGCTACGCAACAAACAGCCCCGGCGATGCCCGCAGGATCAGTGTTGACCCAAGTCGGCAGTGTGTTGGGGGGGATTTTGCTGTTGATTTTATTTGCCGCCTGGCTGGTGCGCCGCTTAGGTTTTGCGCCACAGGCTCGCAACAATAAGCTATTGAATGTGCGGGCCAGTTGTCAAGTCGGCCAGCGCGAGCGGGTGGTCATTGTCGAAGTCGACAACACTTGGTTAGTTTTGGGTGTTACCGCCCAACAAGTGACGCCGCTCCATACACTGGAGCGCCCTCCGGTTGACGAAACCAGTACCGCGCTGTCGTCTGACACAGGAAAGCCGGCTGATTTTCGCCAACTCCTGAATACCTATCTTTTAAACAAAAAACCGCTATTAAACAAGAATTCGCTATTAAACAAGAAGTCAAAACCTCCGGAAAAATCGGCATGA
- the fliN gene encoding flagellar motor switch protein FliN yields MSDPKFPSDDGKESVDDLWADAFNEQQATEKPAATTEGVFKSLEAPDGLGNLQDIDLILDIPVKLTVELGRTKMTIKELLRLSQGSVVSLDGLAGEPLDILINGYLIAQGEVVVVADKYGVRITDIITPSERMRRLSR; encoded by the coding sequence ATGAGTGACCCTAAGTTTCCGTCTGATGATGGAAAGGAATCCGTGGATGACCTGTGGGCTGATGCGTTTAATGAGCAACAGGCAACGGAAAAGCCAGCGGCCACTACCGAAGGCGTATTTAAATCACTGGAAGCACCCGACGGGCTGGGTAACCTGCAAGATATCGATTTGATTCTCGATATTCCGGTAAAACTGACTGTCGAACTGGGTCGCACCAAAATGACTATCAAAGAATTACTGCGCCTGTCTCAAGGCTCAGTCGTTTCCCTTGATGGTCTGGCGGGCGAACCTTTGGATATTCTGATTAATGGTTACCTGATTGCACAGGGTGAAGTGGTGGTGGTGGCGGATAAATACGGCGTGCGCATCACTGACATTATTACCCCATCAGAACGTATGCGTCGTCTGAGCCGCTAA
- the fliM gene encoding flagellar motor switch protein FliM — protein MGDSILSQAEIDALLNGDSGGDEPEAVTGSETDVKPYDPTTQRRVVRERLHALEIINERFARQFRMGLFNLLRRSPDITVGPIKIQPYHDFARNLPVPTNLNLIHLKPLRGTALFVFAPSLVFIAVDNLFGGDGRFPTKVEGREFTHTEQRVINRMLRLALDAYRDAWAPIYKIDVEYVRSEIQVKFTNITTSPNDIVVTTPFQVEIGALSGEFNICIPFAMIEPLRELLTNPPLENSRQEDSHWRETLVKQVQHSELELVANFVDIPLRLSQILKLQPGDVLPIDKPERLIAHVDGVPVLTSQYGTLNGQYALRVEHLINPILNALNEEQPNE, from the coding sequence ATGGGCGATAGCATTCTTTCACAAGCAGAGATTGACGCACTGTTAAACGGTGACAGCGGGGGTGATGAACCCGAAGCTGTCACTGGAAGCGAAACAGACGTTAAGCCTTATGATCCGACAACCCAGCGACGTGTAGTGCGTGAGCGCCTGCATGCGCTGGAGATAATTAATGAGCGGTTTGCCCGTCAGTTCCGGATGGGGTTATTTAACCTGTTGCGCCGCAGCCCGGACATCACGGTTGGCCCGATAAAAATCCAGCCATATCATGATTTTGCTCGTAACTTGCCGGTGCCGACCAACCTCAACTTGATACATTTGAAACCGTTGCGCGGCACGGCGCTGTTCGTTTTCGCCCCAAGTTTGGTCTTTATTGCCGTTGATAACTTGTTTGGTGGTGATGGCCGTTTCCCAACAAAAGTGGAAGGGCGCGAGTTTACCCACACAGAACAACGCGTGATTAACCGGATGCTACGGCTGGCGCTGGATGCATACCGTGATGCCTGGGCTCCCATCTATAAAATTGATGTGGAATATGTCCGTTCTGAAATACAGGTGAAATTTACCAATATCACCACCTCCCCCAACGACATCGTGGTCACGACCCCTTTCCAGGTAGAAATCGGCGCGTTGAGTGGTGAGTTTAATATCTGTATTCCGTTTGCCATGATTGAGCCGCTGCGCGAACTGCTGACCAACCCACCACTGGAAAATTCCCGTCAGGAAGACAGCCATTGGCGTGAAACGCTGGTCAAGCAAGTTCAGCATTCCGAGCTGGAACTGGTGGCGAACTTCGTCGATATTCCACTGAGATTGTCGCAGATACTCAAGCTACAACCGGGGGATGTTTTACCGATAGATAAACCTGAACGACTGATCGCGCATGTCGACGGCGTGCCAGTGCTGACCAGTCAGTACGGGACATTAAACGGGCAATATGCCCTACGTGTTGAACATTTGATTAACCCTATTTTGAATGCTCTGAATGAGGAACAGCCCAATGAGTGA
- the fliL gene encoding flagellar basal body-associated protein FliL, with product MSQNTFPAKRKSSIWVILLVLIAVAATAGGGYSWWILNKSKPTIAKAAPVIPVFMPLETFTVNLITPDNNLDRVLYIGLTLRLPDDSTRAKLNDYLPEVRSRLLLLLSRQSADSLANEEGKQRLVGEIKNVLSPPMVKGQPNQVVSDVLFTAFILR from the coding sequence ATGTCTCAAAATACCTTCCCGGCCAAGCGTAAGAGTTCAATCTGGGTGATCCTGCTGGTGCTGATTGCGGTAGCAGCAACTGCGGGTGGCGGTTATAGCTGGTGGATACTCAATAAGAGTAAGCCAACCATAGCGAAAGCCGCGCCTGTCATCCCGGTGTTCATGCCCCTGGAGACCTTTACGGTCAATCTGATCACGCCGGATAATAATCTGGATCGTGTACTTTATATCGGATTAACGCTAAGACTCCCCGACGACAGCACCCGCGCAAAACTCAATGACTATCTGCCGGAAGTGCGCAGTCGGCTGCTGTTACTGCTCTCCCGTCAATCCGCTGATAGTTTGGCGAACGAAGAAGGCAAACAGCGCTTAGTCGGTGAAATTAAAAACGTTCTTAGCCCGCCAATGGTTAAAGGTCAACCTAATCAGGTAGTCAGCGATGTGCTGTTTACCGCATTTATATTGCGATAA
- a CDS encoding flagellar hook-length control protein FliK translates to MNLSLLPTAITASEAEGATSSSSIAALFTDAGLPADFAKLLGDQLGKELTAVDASTLKSSLAAATDLTPDVDGSKSTTGNSKLNQLLAALGDISATLPAGLTHAGQTGDAAGIKKTTLNEGGKLSSASEKTHDKVDPAALQTLLAMLPHQVANTLGGQKATQTDNNGLTDNKTTAARQDIATLTSLTSQDKGLAALIGGTMVSMKSDKAMDSVKNNKAVSSDDELAGVSSKTKTTAASDKLAPLSAKDVDSSTLNAKTVPQAAQVGTIASTAAVDKTLANSTALTPSLPPVSSPILPTTATASAHISAPASGYLSAQLGSQEWQQSLGQQVIMFSRNGQQNAELRLNPQELGALQISLKIEDKQAQLHFVSAHSQVRAAIEAAMPNLRTALAESGIQLGQSSVGSEGQWQQAQQQNQQNQQDFASRGQPGYGEVAADETQASTPLVTPAALQALANGTGGVDIFA, encoded by the coding sequence ATGAATCTATCGCTCTTGCCTACTGCTATCACTGCGAGTGAAGCCGAGGGCGCAACATCTTCGTCATCGATTGCCGCGCTGTTTACCGACGCGGGGTTACCCGCCGATTTTGCTAAACTTTTGGGTGACCAACTGGGAAAAGAACTCACTGCGGTGGATGCTTCAACCCTGAAATCATCTTTAGCCGCCGCGACTGATCTCACCCCCGATGTTGACGGCAGCAAGTCAACTACGGGTAACAGTAAGTTGAATCAGTTATTGGCCGCATTGGGGGATATCAGTGCTACGCTGCCAGCGGGTTTAACCCATGCAGGACAAACTGGCGATGCCGCGGGTATCAAGAAAACCACCCTCAATGAAGGTGGTAAGCTGAGCAGTGCCAGTGAAAAAACTCACGATAAAGTCGACCCCGCCGCATTACAAACCTTGCTGGCGATGTTGCCACATCAGGTGGCTAACACATTGGGCGGGCAAAAAGCTACCCAGACTGATAACAACGGTCTGACGGACAATAAAACCACGGCCGCCAGGCAAGATATTGCCACTCTCACCAGCCTGACCTCACAAGATAAAGGTTTAGCTGCACTGATTGGCGGCACTATGGTCAGTATGAAAAGTGATAAGGCCATGGACAGTGTAAAAAATAATAAAGCCGTAAGCAGTGACGATGAGTTAGCGGGTGTCTCCTCGAAAACAAAAACAACCGCGGCATCGGATAAGCTAGCCCCGTTGAGCGCGAAAGATGTCGACAGCAGCACTCTCAATGCCAAAACCGTTCCACAGGCAGCACAAGTTGGAACCATCGCATCCACCGCTGCAGTGGATAAAACCTTGGCCAATTCAACTGCCCTGACCCCCTCTCTGCCTCCGGTTTCCAGCCCTATTCTGCCGACTACCGCGACCGCCAGCGCCCATATCAGTGCGCCTGCCAGCGGTTATTTAAGTGCGCAACTGGGCAGCCAAGAATGGCAACAATCACTTGGGCAACAAGTGATTATGTTCAGCCGCAATGGGCAACAAAACGCCGAGTTGCGGCTCAACCCACAGGAATTGGGTGCTCTGCAAATCAGTCTGAAAATAGAAGATAAGCAGGCGCAATTACACTTCGTTTCAGCCCATAGTCAGGTTCGGGCGGCGATTGAAGCCGCCATGCCAAACTTGCGCACCGCCTTGGCCGAAAGTGGTATTCAATTGGGTCAAAGTAGTGTCGGCAGTGAAGGTCAATGGCAGCAAGCGCAGCAACAGAACCAGCAGAATCAGCAAGATTTCGCCTCACGTGGTCAGCCGGGTTACGGTGAAGTCGCCGCTGACGAAACACAGGCAAGCACACCGCTGGTCACACCGGCGGCGTTGCAAGCTCTGGCCAATGGCACTGGTGGCGTTGACATTTTCGCCTAA